Part of the Clostridium taeniosporum genome is shown below.
CTGCAGGAAATGAACAACCGTGGGAATTTATAGTTTTAAGAGATAAAGAGATTATGAGAAAAATAACTGAAGTACATCAATATTCCAAAATGCTATTAGATGCAGATGTAGCAATTGTAGTTTGTGGAGATGAATCAAAAGAAAAATTTAGAGACTTTTGGATACAAGATTGCTCAGCTGCTACAGAAAATATATTAATAGCTGCTGAAGATAAGGGGTTAGGTGCTGTATGGTTAGGCGTTTATCCAATGGCAGACAGAGTTGCTCCAATTAAAAAGCTTTTAAATTTACCAGCTAGTGTAAACCCTTTATCAATAATACCTGTTGGATACCCAGCTGAACAAAAAGAACCAGGAGATAGATTTAATAAAACAAGAGTACATTATGATAGGTGGTAAAGATAACCTAT
Proteins encoded:
- a CDS encoding nitroreductase family protein — its product is MDAILNRKSIRKYKDIKVSDEIVEELLKAGMAAPSAGNEQPWEFIVLRDKEIMRKITEVHQYSKMLLDADVAIVVCGDESKEKFRDFWIQDCSAATENILIAAEDKGLGAVWLGVYPMADRVAPIKKLLNLPASVNPLSIIPVGYPAEQKEPGDRFNKTRVHYDRW